The DNA region tgtgtatgtgtgtatgtatctatgtgcgtgtgtgtgtgtgtgtgtatgtgtgtgtatgtctatATGTATGTATCTAAGTTTGAGTGATCTCGTGCGTGCATATCATTCTGCTCATGCTCAAAAGGGACTTCCTGAATGTATGCTGGTCCACTAAATATAGATTTTAGGAGAAAAGTATGACATTTTAAAGGAACTAATACGTTTCTTACACCGCAACTACAGGTGTTTCAAAGCTCAGTGAACAGGATCCACACCTTTTCAGTACTAGTTTACAGAAATTGTGGTACGTTTGGAGTGTTTATACATTGTAGAGGAAGATTTTcttgtttaaaatacaaatcacTTTACAAATTACCTTATCAATGTTTTAACCAACCAATGAATAAAATCTAAAGTATATACATTCTTGCAGTGGGAATGTTTGACACTGTCAGATGcatgataaaacattttaaaagcatgcaAAACTGAGTTTGACATGTATAACATTGTTAACATGTTATTTATACCATTACCCATGCAGTAAGTCTCATGAGGTTCATTTTGGTTCTGAGTTACACACCATCCTGCTGAGACTGCACCGCAAAGCTGCTTTTAAAACTTCCTGAGAAAGTTCTCATGTCACCCTTAATAATACAGCTCAACATCTCACACGTGAGGAGACGTCATCAACTCATTTGTATAGTACTTCTCTGCACAAACATTCCACTCTATTATTGTGGCACTGAATTATACCTTTCGAGATGATGTGTTGGAACTTTAAGGGTGGGTGGGCAGTCTGACCTTACAAAAGCACCTATTTTGTCCCTTTATGATTATGATCATCCATGTACTGTAACATGAAATAATGTAGTGCTGCCAATAATTGCACCTAATATCAGATGCTTTGGATAAGAGAAGACATCCAATATGCAAGGTTGggaaaggtgtttttttgtttgtttttgttttttacgaTTTCCAAGCCTCTTCATCCTTTACATTTGGAAGACATATACCTTATGTTCTGTTGTGGGGCCCCAGGGAcctcattaaaaaattatttatttacatcagtATTATTTAAAGATAGTGCTATTAAATTTCCCAAGCAGAACATGAAGGATAATCCAAAACAGAGAGACAAAAAGAGACAAAAACTtagatgttaaaataataataaattgtatatgcAGAAACAGGTATAGTTTATTGTTTTCCTTGATTTCTGTTATTGTATTGATGAAATGTTTGTGTATACATTGCTTGTGGATTATATGTTACTTTATTTAATTGTTAAAGTGCAAATGATTGTTATTTGGTTTGGTTGTTCAGTTGATTTTAAGTCAGCACTTCAAGCATCACGGATAATTTCTGTAATGCATTAATAGATTTTTCTACCCgtcaaacattaatattaattaaactgaCCTAAGGCTTCCTTTGAAAAACAAACGCACGTGTACAATGAACTGTAGcctagaaatgcatttatttttacagagagagagagagagagagagagagagagagagagagagagaggctatatatataaatgtaaggtttacttaatttttattcttCTAGTTGAAATGTTTCAATCTcataaacagatttttaaatggctaaaataatagcaaaaaaaaatcattctatgaGGTTCAGTTATATTAGTAATGTGTCAATAATCAAGTTATAACGTTTATACAGACTTCAAAATGCAATGACCGTTATGTTTACCGTCATCTGTACGTCAGAttacatacattaataaaataattcctGACTAATTGTGTGCTCCAGTAGGCTATAGAAAGTTCACAAGTTACTGATGTCACGAGCGCTCGTTACTCATTCGAGTTCAGGCAAATCACACAAAGAAGTCGCGCGCTCTCACTTCTTCAACGGGAGAGGGAGGAGATGCGCGTGATGGCTCTACTgccacattaaaacacacaaacaggacAAATGACCACACCGAACAGTTTTGTCCCATGGGCaggggtaagtatacagctacGAAATACACTACCAAATCTTTAAAAGTGATATCTTAACGATGAACCATTCAGGTCTTAAAGTCTCTAAAAACCACGCGACGTGACAAACGCTCCGTTATTGTAGTATAATACGTGTTTAATATATAGCCTAGCTTCGTTTGTTGTAGTACACGTTCTTTTCCACCTGTCTATAGATTTACTTGAATTTCTTAATAAGGAAGTAAAATTGGAAGGCAACGCTTAAAATCTAATGGTTGTCCACAGAGGGTCTTGTGAGTTTGTGTGATCTTCAGGACTGAGCTCGATGTCTTCTGAATGTACGTGGTCGGTCCTCGTCATGTTGTGCATCATCCTGGCTACAGGTGCACAAGGAGGTATGACATAATTTTTCAATTTACGGGATTTTCTTTAGGCAGTTTTACGGGCTAGGATTTGATTTGACTTCCAACAAACCACTTTTCCTATTATTTGAATGTCTTGGAAACGTTAAAAAGCATGAATGTAaagttttgttaatattatttaatgctaGTGATCAAAATTAGGCTCAGCAAGATTAAGTCCTGTTGCAAAAAAATTCAAGTTATCTGCGTCATTGTAATTTCTTGAttgttattaaagaaaaaaacgtAGTCTACATCATTTGACGATGTGGTGTAAATGACACGTGATACCCTGATACCATGACTCTTAAAAGAAAATGCCAGAATTGTGTGGTTTGTATGTTTATTGAATGTTGGATAATGTTATTGTACAAATAAAATAGGCCTAAAAGAGAGTCCTTAAAACTGTCTATAGTTAAAGAAACACCTgtacattagattttatttggtCTAAATATGTATAACATATTATTTAGAACAGTGTGAGAATGTGGATCTGAAACTGGACATGCTAAATTGTGTGGAACATCTGGCTTCTGTGTTCAAATTTGTATTTGAATTTAACACTGTTTTAATTTCGTTTTTACACAGCACCATTAAAAACTAAGGAAGTAAACATATTGCTAGTATTGTGGTagacaaaatgtaataattgaaGAAATGACCATTAATAAACATAATGATTGACTGTTGTAAATATTGGGGCATAAGATGGAATGTCTATGATGGTTACGACCCTGGTGCAAATATCTAACCTGATCTCATGAATGTGCGTTTCAATTGGCATGCATTTTATACTCAgttggtaggtttagggttgtggggTAGGTGCATATTATATGTACACCAAAATGCGTATGATATGCACACCAACCAAGTGTGtgtcaaatgcacacaaaaactGCAAATTATATGCACATCAATACATGCATATTGTATGCATGCTAAAGACAGTTTCTGCATATAAATAgcacataaaatacaaaacaaatagtgccattaaaatgtattttcatgagTATATGCTCATATCCTGCGCTATCCTGTAATGACATTTCTTTGTTGCTTCCTCTGTATTTATGCTTCTTGCAGGAACAGTGTGCACTGTAAAGTCAAGCAAAGGTGAAAATGTCCTCTTAGGATCCAGTTTCACCTTCTCCtgcatctttaaaaaacaatgcaCCAAACTAATGTTTTGGAACAGgacacaaattaaatataaacaattccACAATTCAAGTGAAGTGTCCGCGGATGTTGAAAATTTAACAGCGCCAGGCACCTTCAGCTGCAATTGTAAGGAGGAGCGCTCAGAACCATGTGGAATTGACATCAAAACGGGATGTAAGATTGTTAACTTTCTATAACATGTCTTTTTTTCAGGGTTCCCACACTAAATTTCTATGGTGACTTTGCATTTTCCAAGTTATTCTCAGTTCCGAAATCAACTGAAATGCAGTCTTTATATAAAGATGATAtcctcattttaaataattggatAAGTCTTGGAGGTTTACTGTTTCAAAGGTGTGCTAACCCTGTCTTATATCATGCCACATTATTCAACCTAGCTAGAAATATGGCTTTTAGAGATGCAAAATAAAGACAACTAGTTTTAGTGTCAAATAAAATGGCTGAAACTAATTAAATGAAACTAATTACATAGTTTCTTTGCAGAGACTTTGAAGAAGTGAAATTTCATGCATGACACAGTCATGTGCTTCTTTTTCAGACCCTCCAGATGTTCCACAAAATCTGACCTGTGTTCAGAAAATGAAATCTGGCAATGTCAGTTGCATTTGGACAACAGGAAAGGGGACCATAATCAACACCACATGTCAGTTACGGTTAGTCAAATCAGCTTTCTTTTCGTTTACAGGTCACATGATGTAACCCAATGCAGAGACATATGTAAACGTCTCATTAATTGTGTCACTTGATGTTTTCCCTGTGCTTTTATAGGGTTAAAAATGGCCTGCATCTAGCCTATGAGAGTACTATGAACTCTACAGGATTTTGTCACTCCAGCTTCCCCATCAAAAACTTAATGTCACAGCTCATCGTATCACTTAATGTCTCTAATAGCCTGGGCTCAAAAACCTCAGGCCCCCACACCATCATCCTCAGCAACATAGGTAAATACATTTCAGAACTCATCGTTTCAAACATCTAAAAGAGTGAAGCCGTTCAGTTGAATCCACTGTTTGGGATAAGTTATGCTTAATATGGATGACTGAATTGATGTTCGCAAAGTCTTTTTGCTGTTTCTTTTTTAGTGCACTCTGCATTTGCTGCAtccttaaaaaagaaaacttataTGACAAGCAGTTTTTCTGTCCATGCCAAAAGCAGAAATACTGCATGATGCAAATCAAAGCCAATCAGTAAAGTGTGTAGGCGAGATTTCGTTCTTGCAAAATACCAAAGAAGTGGTTCTTAaccatttaaaactatttatacCTGCTCAATTATTTAAGAGCTATGcatgactaatatatatatattataaattataaaaattataaaattgcttatgattttttacaaatttttactTCTAGGTCTGGGGAtaccacattttttaaatgagGCTCCCTCACATATCCAGGCTTTCCAAGACCATGAAAATCAtgaaatgtcttattttaaaaaaaaaactcctcttGAGAGCCACTGCACCAAAACGAGATCAAAAACTCAGTTTATCACCTTTCGCTGTCCATGTTAcagaaaaaatctaataaaataagaTAGACAAATTGTTTTGCTATTTATGACAAAAACTATCCACACTGAAGATGTATATAGCTTCTATATGTTGTGCTTGGTTAGCAaaaagtgttgtgtgtgtagGGGCATtccaaagaataaaaataaggTCAGTTTGATAGAATTGGTGGTTTTTACACCATCCAACTTGTTGACGTTATTAGAAGGGAAAGCTGCAGCAAAATATCTTGTCTTGATTTAATCTAAAACCCAAAAGAATTGGATATCATTTCAGCTGTAGAATAATGTGGACTGAAAACTATGCATTTCTTCTctgtttatttacagtaaaaccCTCAAATCCTGAAATCGTTAATGTGAGCTGCTCTGCTCGATGGTGCAACCTACACACAGACAATCACAGCTTGGATGTGGTTGAAATTAAATACGGAGCAGTAAATGGGACCTGGAACACCCTCCAGGTAAAGCTTCTGATTGAAAAATTGTGGTTGAATTGTTCAGTTACAATCAGATTGAAGTGGTATACAGACCCAAAAACACTTATCTGTACCTGCAGACCTATCAGTCATCTGTCTTAGTAAAGCggataaataaaaatgcagaatTGCATAGTCGATTCATGATGACACAGACAAAACCCACAAAACCTCATAGATTAGTTCGGTCGTCAAACCACAAGCCCTCCGTGATGACTCAAACCTGGAATACGAAATGTCAAGAAAGGGGTTTTTCTCAATCCTTATCGTTAGGAAATTGAACCGCTGACTGCTGCTGTTCCCACAAAGAACGTCTTGATGTGTCTTTATCAATAACATGGTTTCAGTAACTATACCATACAGCACAGGACAACCAGCTATGCAGTAAATATTGTCATTGTAATGAAGAAATATATTTAGAGATCCAAAAATGGTCGATGCTTTCCACTGGTGAAAGTGCTTCTGCCATTTGCGTgcgtaaagggatagttcaaacaCAATGAAcgtttgtcatcatttactcactcttgaGTCCTTGGAACATAAACGGGGAAATTCTGAATGCTGTTTGGCATCAGTTGACATCAAACAGTGTGTGATTCATTCATAGATGGCATGTTGTGTTTGACTGTGAATGAAGACGTACATATAATCAAaagtgttcttttaaacttttgatttcatcaaagagtcctgaaaaaatgtatcagtttctatacaaatattaagcagcgcaaccatttaacattttaaaacattacttttgttttaaattgcTCCATTACTCCATTCCATTTCTTAGAAATGGAAAATAGATGCTTGCATTTTATACATGTTCTCTTTCTGCATTTCACTAAAGAAGGAAAACTTTACCTTttagtacaattaaatacaattggAATGTCAAAGTGTTCAAACACTCATTTAACCAGATCACATTACAATAACATCTAatgtcataacattttaatttgaacagACATTTTAACAGTAAACCAGATAAATCTTCATAGTTAAGATATTATATCTGGTGAGAAAAcaacacattatattatattgtctCTGCAGATTAATGCTAAGAGCAGATTGAACATATCCTCACTGCAGCCATATACCATGTACGAGTTCCAGATCAGGAGGAAAATCAACCAGAGTGTAGGTCTGTGGAGTGACTGGAGTCAACCAAAGGCTGAAAAAACCAAAGAAGAAGGTATGAAATATATCATTTGTAAGGACCTTCATTGagtcacattttttaattatagaaTTCGGAAGGCGGTTTTCTTTTTGTAGTTATTGTGAGCTGCTTATCTTCTCTCTTTTAAAGTCATCAGAAAGCGTAAGAGGGATCAAATGCAAGTAGGTAGTCGTGTGTGTTCTGGAAAGAGTACTTCATAAGTATGATGGTGTTAGATAAACAGACTGTACTGACGTAGGACAGTCACTTTTTTTGTCAGCATGTTCTCAGGTGCTTGAGCTACTATGGCTAGTTAGAGCAAACTTGAGTGGTGACCGATTAAATTCACTTTTGATAACCTTTTTAGTGTTACTTGACTTAGATGGAAGCGACTATGGAAAAGtacatttggaaactttcaaatTTGATGGAAAGCACTGACTTTTGGTGTACcggtaacttaaaaaaaattgtggagaTTATTTTGGAGAAATACACCCCATGAAGATAATCAACCTTttttcttattctctctctctttagctcCTGATAAGGTGCTTGACGTCTGGTACCTTCATGAACCGAAACATCCACAATCTAACAGCGAgtgttttcacatattttggAAGGTACGTAACCcttcacaaattaaaataaattttttatacatGCTACGGACGGGTCCCTACATGATCCCCTCCCCCTGTACTTTACTTTTCAAACAGGCCCTTAAAGGTCAAACCACCACTTAGTGATGGTTTGCTTGTGTGAATTGCATCTTCCTAAACACACTGTTAGTCTGAAACCAAAAGTTAGATGACAGTCAGTTTCAGTTTACAAAAAACCGAGTGGGGGCTTAGAGGAAATGATGGATTTGAGAATTCTCTTTTTTAGAGTCATGTTTGTGCCTCATGTCATTAATGGTTGACTCTGTCAAAGATTATGGTCAGATGCATGCATTCAGACAAATTAAACAACATaataaagacttaaaaaaaaaagcttttatattcATGTTCTCTTTGTTTTAGGAACTGAATATATCAGATGCCAAGGGTGAAATTCTGATGTATAATATAAGTGTTCGGGGGCAAACAGGAATGAGGAACCCTATCATCACAGTCCCATCCAGCAGAAATAAGAGAATATGCTGTTCTCATTGTTCTGTGTCGGTGTCGGCAATTAACTCAGTGGGACAGTCTCCTGTCAAATTTATTCATCTGCATTTTCCAGGTAAGCCTGTGGTTTTGAAGTGTTAGCAATGCTGAGCCAAATAACTGTGGTTTAAAAAAGACGCTAAACTCGATGCATATGTGGTCAATACAGCAAGTTAAGTGTGCTTTTTGTGTTTACAGGTCTGGTTTCAGGTTTCCTGTCACACAGGCCATTGAATAATCATAGTGTTGCCCTCTCCTGGCACAAGCCTGCAATTGCAGACACTGAATGTGTGGTGCACTGGTATCCAGTTGGAAATATAGAGGCGATTCAGTGGATAAGAGTGGTGGATTCCACAGCTCACATTACAGGCAAGATTAATTGGATGGAATGAGTTAAGAACAATCAAAATGGTTTGGTTTCCAGACTGCAATGAAAGTAGTTTATCTGCTGTCTATCCAGGTCTGCAGCCTCAAGAATGCTATGAAGTTGCAGTTAC from Carassius auratus strain Wakin chromosome 6, ASM336829v1, whole genome shotgun sequence includes:
- the LOC113100961 gene encoding interleukin-12 receptor subunit beta-2-like isoform X1, with amino-acid sequence MSSECTWSVLVMLCIILATGAQGGTVCTVKSSKGENVLLGSSFTFSCIFKKQCTKLMFWNRTQIKYKQFHNSSEVSADVENLTAPGTFSCNCKEERSEPCGIDIKTGYPPDVPQNLTCVQKMKSGNVSCIWTTGKGTIINTTCQLRVKNGLHLAYESTMNSTGFCHSSFPIKNLMSQLIVSLNVSNSLGSKTSGPHTIILSNIVKPSNPEIVNVSCSARWCNLHTDNHSLDVVEIKYGAVNGTWNTLQINAKSRLNISSLQPYTMYEFQIRRKINQSVGLWSDWSQPKAEKTKEEAPDKVLDVWYLHEPKHPQSNSECFHIFWKELNISDAKGEILMYNISVRGQTGMRNPIITVPSSRNKRICCSHCSVSVSAINSVGQSPVKFIHLHFPGLVSGFLSHRPLNNHSVALSWHKPAIADTECVVHWYPVGNIEAIQWIRVVDSTAHITGLQPQECYEVAVTALRSTGPKMASIKGISTWQSAPEEGPVPNLFSKNSESLNVTWSEIPQRKRRGCLKKYTVYLMDKSKGDIHNFSVEHPNRQYVIRSLSPGQCYNLWVTAWTDAGEGPKGSDLPVCTPSDSERTLSLVILTGGAVLLACLMLLCLCQFTSVQKIFICCCQGLLPIIPDPANSKCAKTYTDDQSEIKFYLDQCTSSVNEDPDNVDVEEVPYPSICTYIKSFSQESSSSDATQVTRITDMTEDYISTHGAISGGEEEDEEEEETGFEFFPSMHSPFLEPLVLTGGKLTLDAVKIDCSEFLDRT
- the LOC113100961 gene encoding interleukin-12 receptor subunit beta-2-like isoform X2, which encodes MLLAGTVCTVKSSKGENVLLGSSFTFSCIFKKQCTKLMFWNRTQIKYKQFHNSSEVSADVENLTAPGTFSCNCKEERSEPCGIDIKTGYPPDVPQNLTCVQKMKSGNVSCIWTTGKGTIINTTCQLRVKNGLHLAYESTMNSTGFCHSSFPIKNLMSQLIVSLNVSNSLGSKTSGPHTIILSNIVKPSNPEIVNVSCSARWCNLHTDNHSLDVVEIKYGAVNGTWNTLQINAKSRLNISSLQPYTMYEFQIRRKINQSVGLWSDWSQPKAEKTKEEAPDKVLDVWYLHEPKHPQSNSECFHIFWKELNISDAKGEILMYNISVRGQTGMRNPIITVPSSRNKRICCSHCSVSVSAINSVGQSPVKFIHLHFPGLVSGFLSHRPLNNHSVALSWHKPAIADTECVVHWYPVGNIEAIQWIRVVDSTAHITGLQPQECYEVAVTALRSTGPKMASIKGISTWQSAPEEGPVPNLFSKNSESLNVTWSEIPQRKRRGCLKKYTVYLMDKSKGDIHNFSVEHPNRQYVIRSLSPGQCYNLWVTAWTDAGEGPKGSDLPVCTPSDSERTLSLVILTGGAVLLACLMLLCLCQFTSVQKIFICCCQGLLPIIPDPANSKCAKTYTDDQSEIKFYLDQCTSSVNEDPDNVDVEEVPYPSICTYIKSFSQESSSSDATQVTRITDMTEDYISTHGAISGGEEEDEEEEETGFEFFPSMHSPFLEPLVLTGGKLTLDAVKIDCSEFLDRT